In Spirochaetae bacterium HGW-Spirochaetae-1, the sequence CCAGCCCGGGCTTATAAAGACACCCTTATGGGATAAGGATATCGATAACAGGGTAGAACAATTCAGCGGATCAATTTTTTATGATGCTAACAGGAAGAAGATCGAGCATGAAATTCATACGGCAAATGAAAAGGGGATAGCACCTGAAAGAGTGGCTTTAAAAATCTACGAGGCTCTGAGCGCGGAAAACCCAAAACCGAGATATCTTGTCACGGAAAATCAATTTCAATATAGAATCGTAAAACTCCTCAAGCTGATATCCGACACGTTGCTGGATAATCTTATAATGAAGAAAATGTAAACAATAAAAAATTTCTGTGTAAAAGGATCATATATGAAACTGAAAAATATAACCGCAGTAATAACCGGAGCGGGAAAAGGAATAGGGAAAGCCATTGCGCAGTCTTTCGCCGGAGAAGGAGCGAATGTCGTTGTCGTCGATATCGATGAAGGGGAGGCCCTGGCGACTGTGGAAGAGATAAGGAAACTCGGTTCGAAAGCAATTCATCTCAGAACCGATGTGTCGCGACAGAATGATGTCGTTCGTCTTAAAGACTTGGTGGTGAGAGAATACGGGGGACTGGATATCCTTGTGAACAACGCCGGGATCATGGGAAAGCGTTCTTTTATGTTTGCCTCCAATGACGTGGAGTGGAGGAAGATAATCGAAGTAAACCTCTTTGGCTGTTATTATATGACGCGGGTCTTTCTGCCGCTTTTAGTCGAGAGAAAGAAAGGTCGCATTATAAACATGGCCTCTATTCAGGGCAAACAGGCAAGCCCGACTAACTCGGCATATAGTGCATCAAAGCATGCCGTAATAGGTCTTACCAGGACGGTAGCCGTCGAGCTTGGGCTGCTCGGACTGGGAGAGATAACCGTTAATGCCATCTGTCCCGGGGTCGTCGATACAGACCTGGTTTCCGGTCCCGGCGGAGCCGTCGACCAGCTTGCCGGAATGCTGAACACGACACGGGAAGCGGTCATTGAAGAACGAATCAAGCCTATGAGCATACAACGAAGGATGCTCGATGTGGAAGAGATCGCTTCCATGGCCCTCTATCTGGCATCGGAAGAAGGTCGCGGGATAACCGGTCAGGCAATTAATGTCTGCGGCGGGTCCGTGTTTTATTGAAAATGAGACGGGAGGTCGTGATGAAATTATTTTTTTTATCCTCGGGTTATGCGACCGTTCCGAAAGGTCTTTTTGTCAGGGGGGAACACTGGAAAAAGGTCAGGTTTCCCATCCTCAGCATCCTGATAGAACGGAAAGGTGATCTAGTCCTTTTCGACACCGGCCTGGGAGAACGAATAAATGAAGAGATGCGACCTCTCAAATATCGGCATAACTGGCTTTTCAATAAGCTCATCATGAAAATTGATTTCGATCCGGATGTCGATCCCGTGGTAAAACAGATTAAAGCCCTGGGTTATGACACGATGTCGGTGAAACATGTGATAATATCCCATCTGCACTGGGATCATGCCGGGGGAATGCTGGATTTTCCCCATGCCGAATTTATTGTCAGCAGGAAAGAATTTGAGACGGCAACAGCCGAAAAATCACATAAACGCGCGTATATCCGTGAACAATTCGGCAGGGATGGTGTGCTCACTATAAAACAGATAACAACAATCCCGGGTAAGGGATTTCTTACGTTCCTTGATTCCTTTGACGTATTCGGAGACGGCTCTTTTGTTCTTGTCGATCTTCCCGGCCACACCGAGGGATTAATGGGATTGATCCTTACCATGCCTTCTGGAAGACGTTTTCTCTTCGGGGGTGATTCTTTTTATTTTCCCGAGAATCTTGAAAAACTTGCGCCGAAATCGCGGTTGATGAAAACACTGGTTCATGAAAAGGATGAAGCGGACAGGACTATCGCCGCTTTATACAAACTTGCGGCAATGGAGCCTTCTATCGAAATGGTTTGCAGCCACGATCACCGTATTCCCGGAAGATATAATCTTGCGCCGTATTACTATGAATGAGATGAAGGTCTGGAGGATAATTCATGAAACTAAAGGATGTTACAACAAACAGAGAATGTATTCAGGAGCGGATCATAACAGTAACGACCTATGATGCCGGTCCCGGTTATGCCGTTGTTGAAGGACGGCTTGTTGATAATCGCTATAAGGAAAATCATCTGGTGACGGGCGAGAAGAGACCCAAGGGTATTTTTCATAATATGTCAGTGCGTCTTCTTATCGATATGGGTACCATGAAAATTGTCGATGTCGAAGTTCATATGATTAAAACCCCGCGCAAGGATTGTCTTAAAATAGAAAACAGTTTGAGAAAGATTGAAGGGGAGTCGATAGTGAAAGGCTT encodes:
- a CDS encoding 3-hydroxybutyrate dehydrogenase (catalyzes the formation of acetoacetate from 3-hydroxybutyrate); the encoded protein is MKLKNITAVITGAGKGIGKAIAQSFAGEGANVVVVDIDEGEALATVEEIRKLGSKAIHLRTDVSRQNDVVRLKDLVVREYGGLDILVNNAGIMGKRSFMFASNDVEWRKIIEVNLFGCYYMTRVFLPLLVERKKGRIINMASIQGKQASPTNSAYSASKHAVIGLTRTVAVELGLLGLGEITVNAICPGVVDTDLVSGPGGAVDQLAGMLNTTREAVIEERIKPMSIQRRMLDVEEIASMALYLASEEGRGITGQAINVCGGSVFY